One part of the Clostridium thermosuccinogenes genome encodes these proteins:
- a CDS encoding sensor histidine kinase, with translation MRLWRRLKQIWNNSSIKKKLILYFMATIMLLSATNIYPYYSISVLMNKMSGTFEMNVKLNSLHKSLEKLDYAYENYLTTKHSKNLSDYYKYSSELRKEAESIEMNYSSIENILMMKNIKNMISTYLEEIDAAVTARRGRMVDEYLLHYRESARIHQYINEYIQKLNNTLFLQNTDRYMSVKSRFNIVHMLNIGIICSIIALSILLILWFTYRITNPISELSKAADEITHGNFNVPSVKVDSNDEIGVMAEAFNRMTGSIRQYINEIKEKAELESRLKEQEMENLIMKSNLKEAELHALQAQINPHFLFNTLNAGAQIAMLEGADRACSFIESAAELFRYNLRNLDKPVTIGDEIRNVENYTKLLNERFGDRIEFYLSKDESILGVKIPCMVLQPIVENAFIHGIGDLEETGRIWVKAERRGQNAEISVRDNGKGMPPEKIKEILNGEAHDKATAESAHKGHTNGIGLNNILSRLKIFYGNDKVLNIYSEPGKGTEVLLRIPINQD, from the coding sequence ATGCGTTTGTGGAGAAGGCTTAAGCAAATATGGAACAATAGCAGCATCAAGAAAAAGCTGATACTATATTTCATGGCGACTATCATGCTTTTAAGCGCTACCAATATATACCCCTATTACAGCATCAGTGTGCTTATGAACAAAATGAGCGGAACTTTTGAGATGAATGTAAAACTGAATAGCCTTCATAAAAGCCTGGAAAAGCTTGATTATGCCTATGAAAACTACCTGACTACAAAGCACTCCAAAAACCTTAGCGACTACTACAAATATTCCAGCGAGTTGAGGAAAGAAGCAGAGTCCATAGAAATGAACTATTCGAGCATTGAAAACATACTTATGATGAAAAATATCAAGAATATGATATCCACCTACCTGGAGGAAATAGATGCTGCAGTAACCGCCCGAAGAGGAAGGATGGTGGATGAATATCTTTTGCACTACAGGGAAAGCGCCAGGATTCACCAGTATATCAACGAGTATATTCAAAAGCTCAATAATACCCTGTTTTTGCAAAATACCGACCGTTATATGTCGGTGAAGAGCAGATTTAATATCGTGCATATGCTGAACATAGGTATAATTTGCTCCATCATCGCATTAAGCATATTATTAATACTGTGGTTTACCTATAGGATCACAAATCCAATATCAGAACTTTCCAAGGCTGCCGATGAGATAACTCACGGGAATTTCAACGTGCCCAGCGTAAAAGTGGACTCCAATGATGAAATAGGAGTCATGGCAGAAGCCTTTAACCGCATGACAGGCAGCATCAGGCAATATATAAACGAAATCAAGGAGAAGGCCGAGCTTGAGAGCCGCCTGAAAGAGCAGGAGATGGAAAACCTGATAATGAAAAGCAACCTTAAGGAGGCAGAACTCCATGCCCTACAGGCACAGATCAATCCTCACTTTCTGTTCAACACTCTTAATGCCGGAGCCCAGATTGCAATGCTGGAGGGCGCTGACCGTGCCTGTTCCTTTATCGAAAGCGCGGCCGAGCTTTTCAGGTATAACCTGAGGAATCTGGATAAGCCTGTGACAATTGGAGATGAGATCAGGAATGTTGAAAATTACACGAAATTGCTGAATGAACGTTTTGGTGACAGAATTGAGTTTTATTTGAGCAAAGACGAAAGCATACTGGGAGTCAAGATACCATGCATGGTACTCCAACCCATTGTGGAAAATGCCTTTATTCATGGTATTGGTGATTTAGAGGAAACAGGAAGGATATGGGTAAAAGCCGAAAGGCGCGGGCAAAATGCAGAAATTTCCGTAAGAGATAATGGAAAGGGTATGCCCCCCGAAAAGATAAAGGAAATCCTAAATGGAGAGGCACACGATAAAGCAACTGCTGAAAGTGCACATAAAGGGCATACTAATGGTATTGGATTAAATAATATTTTGAGCCGCTTAAAGATTTTTTATGGCAATGATAAAGTTTTGAATATTTACAGTGAACCTGGCAAAGGAACGGAAGTTTTACTGCGAATACCTATTAATCAGGATTGA
- a CDS encoding DUF4129 domain-containing protein → MHENFRTYALKATALLGVFSFIYPAVITVRALLFKTDGGALSLLLASILMTAGFFIASAVIRENSAFFSRLASGKVAEFILDKHATALFLSGLVVHIAALVPAAIAAVVFQRDGIFRAAFEAIAALIFYIVGVRARYGEFDDILNRTKLYGGIITIAISTAICSFSDIRLNFIFYAYILTVTSMIVFNQAGIDSVFLHMNRRLAGVSKDIRKFNIFSVLTLFGITLLFLNLKGIIVFFLNILNNVVRKGIVLFLRALEFLFSRAPETDGIIGQAQPPQLPDLGDESGMNPVADLILKGIFIVIFIYLIYKALPVILRAVRKAFQKVWMFVLNILRSTDKVEPEEEDYNDEVVEIKPVKNSAGKRKKSEEKLRWSMRGLKKITNPAAKVRYIYGMILDVLNAAGIGVARSDTPGEICRKAGSEDISIEGITKVYEKVRYGDVVPDAKEMDQAEACLSTVMERLSKANRKPR, encoded by the coding sequence ATGCATGAGAACTTCAGAACATATGCATTAAAGGCAACAGCGCTGCTGGGGGTGTTTTCGTTTATTTACCCCGCAGTAATCACCGTCAGGGCATTATTATTCAAAACAGATGGCGGAGCGCTGTCCCTTTTGCTTGCATCAATTCTGATGACAGCCGGATTTTTCATCGCATCGGCTGTTATAAGGGAGAATTCCGCCTTTTTTTCCCGGTTGGCTTCGGGAAAGGTGGCGGAGTTCATATTGGATAAACATGCCACGGCGCTGTTTCTAAGCGGACTGGTAGTTCATATTGCAGCGTTGGTGCCGGCGGCAATAGCGGCTGTGGTATTTCAAAGGGACGGAATATTCAGAGCTGCCTTTGAGGCTATAGCAGCGTTGATTTTCTATATAGTGGGAGTGAGGGCCCGGTATGGAGAGTTCGATGATATTTTGAACCGGACGAAATTGTACGGTGGTATCATTACTATAGCCATATCGACAGCAATTTGCTCATTTTCGGACATAAGGCTGAATTTTATATTCTATGCATATATCCTGACGGTGACATCCATGATAGTATTCAACCAGGCCGGAATAGACAGTGTATTCCTCCATATGAACAGGCGTCTGGCCGGAGTATCAAAGGATATTAGGAAATTCAACATATTTTCGGTTTTGACACTGTTTGGCATCACTCTGCTGTTTTTAAACCTTAAAGGCATTATTGTATTTTTCCTGAATATACTCAACAATGTCGTCCGCAAAGGAATAGTGCTGTTTTTGAGAGCGCTGGAATTTCTATTCAGCCGTGCTCCGGAAACGGACGGCATCATTGGTCAGGCGCAGCCCCCACAGCTCCCGGATTTGGGTGATGAGAGCGGCATGAATCCGGTTGCGGATTTGATACTCAAAGGGATATTTATTGTTATTTTTATATATCTTATATATAAAGCTCTGCCGGTCATCTTGCGGGCTGTCAGGAAAGCTTTTCAAAAGGTATGGATGTTTGTATTGAATATTCTTCGCAGCACGGATAAAGTTGAGCCGGAAGAGGAAGATTATAACGATGAGGTAGTTGAAATAAAGCCGGTTAAAAATTCCGCCGGAAAAAGGAAAAAATCGGAAGAAAAGCTCCGGTGGAGCATGAGAGGACTGAAGAAAATAACAAATCCGGCAGCCAAGGTCAGATATATATACGGCATGATACTGGATGTATTGAATGCGGCAGGCATTGGAGTTGCAAGGTCGGATACCCCGGGTGAAATATGCAGAAAAGCCGGAAGTGAAGATATTTCCATAGAAGGTATCACAAAGGTTTATGAAAAGGTGAGGTATGGTGATGTTGTCCCGGACGCGAAAGAGATGGACCAGGCGGAAGCGTGCTTAAGCACAGTGATGGAACGCCTTTCAAAAGCGAATCGGAAGCCCAGATGA
- a CDS encoding AAA family ATPase, which translates to MELQQVKSLGERIKSNISRVIVGKDDIIDLVIISLFCSGHVLLEDVPGVGKTMLAKCLARSIDCEFKRIQFTPDLLPTDLTGINYFDQKQGEFVFRQGPIFTNIILADEINRATPRTQSSLLECMEERQVTIDGDTKILAKPFFVIATQNPVETQGTFPLPEAQLDRFMMRLRMGYPTAQEGKEILDRFQAKTSSVDIDTVASSEEIVEAQEAFASVRVNDAVKDYIISIIEATRNHEKIILGVSPRGSLALMKAAQVYAALKGRDYVIPDDVKHLALPVLAHRIILRGHAVTTKGIKPSEAVLSDILKEIPVPTEEI; encoded by the coding sequence TTGGAACTGCAGCAGGTAAAAAGTCTTGGTGAAAGAATCAAATCTAATATTTCCCGGGTTATTGTCGGTAAGGATGACATAATCGATCTTGTGATAATATCTCTTTTTTGCTCGGGCCATGTACTGCTGGAGGATGTGCCCGGAGTGGGCAAAACCATGCTGGCAAAATGCCTTGCCCGGTCGATAGATTGTGAATTCAAGAGGATACAGTTTACACCGGATTTACTGCCCACCGATCTTACAGGCATAAATTATTTTGATCAGAAGCAGGGGGAATTTGTTTTCAGACAGGGCCCCATATTTACCAACATAATTCTGGCCGATGAAATCAACAGGGCTACCCCGAGAACACAGTCAAGCCTTCTTGAATGCATGGAGGAACGCCAGGTGACTATAGACGGGGATACGAAAATCCTTGCCAAGCCCTTTTTTGTCATAGCTACCCAAAATCCTGTGGAGACCCAGGGAACATTCCCGCTGCCGGAAGCTCAGCTGGACAGGTTTATGATGAGGCTCAGGATGGGATATCCGACAGCGCAGGAAGGTAAGGAAATTCTGGACCGGTTCCAGGCAAAAACCTCGTCGGTGGATATAGATACTGTTGCTTCGTCGGAGGAGATAGTTGAAGCTCAGGAAGCTTTTGCTTCGGTAAGGGTAAATGATGCGGTAAAGGATTACATAATAAGTATCATAGAGGCTACCAGAAACCATGAGAAAATCATCCTCGGTGTCAGTCCAAGAGGAAGCCTTGCCCTTATGAAGGCAGCCCAGGTATATGCTGCATTGAAAGGGCGGGATTATGTCATCCCCGATGATGTCAAGCATCTGGCTTTACCAGTGCTTGCCCACAGGATAATACTAAGAGGGCATGCAGTCACAACCAAAGGCATTAAGCCATCGGAAGCGGTATTATCGGATATTTTGAAGGAGATTCCTGTTCCAACGGAGGAAATATAA
- a CDS encoding transposase, which translates to MRSTKNCISDITVAKHGIHDIITELVRKFNLDKFLFPEKYTLVFVAACMGIILFNNPTATYIAQKLYWVSHDAITRLLPLLSINNTNIMILFIQAIQSQTAGLGYLIIDDVIIRKPFGKSIFPTSYVYDHTNNRYVWGMHIVVLLWSNGWIKIPVAFRIWKPEEKCEEYHTKVELAIRMISFAHKFGLAAEYVTFDTWYSCKELLQKLSECGYHYVCMIKNNRKVLYNNRVNFNVKTISLLFSKKQYRYYPGTGFYIKALSVILPGVGNTMMAIVKNGYNASIQNTRFIITDLPGVAAQDILKKYLCRWDIEVFFRDIKQFLNFEKVQVRSIRKLEGHFSLVFITSVFVQILQIQNNLNTMGETISFLQDIVQVKVNGIVYIINVTSKDRTGKEVNTVSNPLATTIWDKLSA; encoded by the coding sequence ATGAGGTCTACCAAAAATTGCATTTCCGACATAACCGTTGCCAAGCACGGCATTCACGATATTATTACTGAACTGGTGAGAAAGTTCAATTTGGATAAGTTTTTGTTCCCTGAGAAGTATACACTGGTCTTCGTTGCAGCATGTATGGGTATAATCCTGTTTAATAATCCTACAGCAACATATATTGCGCAGAAGCTGTACTGGGTATCCCATGATGCCATAACAAGGCTGCTGCCGTTGCTTTCTATTAATAACACAAATATCATGATCCTGTTCATCCAGGCAATACAGTCACAAACGGCTGGTCTTGGATATTTGATCATCGATGATGTGATTATCAGGAAGCCTTTCGGCAAGAGCATTTTCCCGACATCTTATGTATACGATCACACAAATAATCGGTATGTCTGGGGAATGCACATTGTAGTCCTTCTATGGTCTAATGGTTGGATTAAAATCCCCGTGGCGTTTCGGATATGGAAACCGGAAGAAAAGTGTGAAGAATATCATACCAAGGTTGAACTAGCCATACGTATGATATCCTTCGCCCACAAATTTGGTTTGGCTGCCGAATACGTCACATTCGACACCTGGTATTCCTGTAAAGAGCTCCTGCAAAAGCTCTCAGAGTGCGGTTACCACTATGTCTGCATGATAAAGAATAACCGCAAAGTGCTGTACAACAACAGGGTTAACTTTAACGTTAAGACCATAAGCCTGCTGTTTAGCAAGAAACAGTACAGGTACTACCCCGGTACAGGCTTCTACATCAAGGCTTTATCGGTAATCTTACCTGGTGTGGGTAACACCATGATGGCAATAGTCAAAAACGGCTATAACGCATCTATCCAAAACACCAGATTTATCATTACTGACTTGCCCGGTGTAGCTGCTCAAGACATCCTCAAGAAATACCTTTGCCGTTGGGACATTGAAGTATTCTTCAGAGACATCAAGCAGTTTCTGAACTTTGAAAAAGTTCAAGTCCGGTCTATTAGAAAACTTGAGGGTCACTTCTCCTTGGTGTTCATAACTTCTGTATTCGTGCAGATTTTGCAGATACAGAATAATTTGAATACCATGGGTGAAACCATCAGCTTCCTGCAGGACATTGTCCAGGTTAAAGTCAACGGTATTGTGTACATTATTAATGTAACATCCAAAGACCGGACAGGTAAAGAGGTAAATACTGTCTCAAATCCTCTCGCAACAACCATTTGGGACAAATTAAGTGCGTGA
- a CDS encoding substrate-binding domain-containing protein, translating to MKKKHYVVLLSAMILLILAITSFIYYSINTALASVDQNAGIIVPDKEPVYHFAMICENVDDPFWLSIKKGVEKASKEFNVAVEFNGPGISNMDEQWKYLDVAIASRVDGIVTYVWDEDQAGELINKGVKKDIPVVTIGRDAKASMRTAFVGMNAYSSGVQLGRMALAATGDEGDVAVLIGKNQVGGTMLQNLMISGIKDAFKIHDRIDFSIIEYDDLNFLGIEDTIKDLLTNRPELDTIVCTTASDTIAVAQRLIDLNKVGYNIIGYGDSPELLRYIDSEVVFGTVTANHEQMGYDAIRALMDIKEKGRTSAYFTVETRLITKANVDEYLKPGED from the coding sequence GTGAAAAAAAAGCATTATGTAGTCCTGCTTTCTGCTATGATTTTGCTTATTCTTGCAATTACTTCATTTATATATTACAGCATTAATACCGCCCTTGCTTCTGTCGATCAGAATGCCGGAATAATAGTACCGGACAAGGAGCCTGTCTATCACTTCGCAATGATCTGTGAGAACGTCGATGATCCTTTTTGGCTCTCCATAAAGAAAGGTGTGGAAAAGGCTTCAAAGGAATTCAACGTGGCTGTCGAGTTTAATGGGCCAGGCATTTCAAATATGGATGAGCAGTGGAAATACCTGGATGTGGCTATAGCATCCAGAGTGGACGGAATAGTAACTTACGTATGGGATGAAGATCAAGCCGGTGAGCTTATAAACAAAGGCGTGAAAAAGGATATACCTGTTGTCACTATTGGCAGAGATGCCAAGGCCAGCATGAGAACCGCATTTGTTGGCATGAATGCGTATAGTTCCGGCGTTCAGCTGGGCAGAATGGCCCTTGCCGCCACAGGCGATGAGGGTGATGTTGCTGTGCTTATTGGTAAAAATCAGGTTGGCGGAACAATGCTCCAAAATCTGATGATTTCAGGTATTAAAGACGCTTTTAAGATACATGACCGGATTGATTTTAGTATAATTGAATATGATGACTTAAATTTTTTAGGCATCGAGGATACCATAAAAGATTTGCTGACCAACAGGCCCGAGCTGGATACGATAGTGTGCACGACTGCAAGCGATACCATAGCTGTTGCCCAGAGATTAATTGATCTTAACAAGGTAGGCTACAATATAATCGGCTATGGTGATTCCCCGGAGCTATTGCGCTATATAGACAGCGAAGTAGTTTTTGGCACCGTCACAGCCAATCATGAACAAATGGGTTATGATGCTATCCGCGCACTGATGGATATAAAGGAAAAAGGCAGAACGTCAGCCTATTTTACAGTGGAAACACGCTTGATAACAAAAGCAAATGTCGATGAATATCTGAAGCCTGGGGAGGACTGA
- a CDS encoding response regulator — MYKLIIADDEKIVIDSLKYIIEKNFNNIEIIATARSGREVIEKVDDAVPDIIFMDIRMPGINGLEAIKEIKSRHKQVVIIVLTAFDHFDFAKEAINLGVIEYLLKPVNRTKVVEVINKAIEIVKTEKEKRRIELELKEKMEYIVPILENGFIYSLILFDDNRNELLNYKQIFEIEENGGYVMTVEFGDEEKNGELENKIGYSVRSQHFYPFLKDTINTLHKCIVGPVMLNRVVVFVPTNCDTDEFSARQEALSIAESLFQKLSNKLKCSFKIGIGRTYDNFELLPSSYEESLKALRYLQSSGVMHYMDIPSRNPQMSQYPEHKEKTLLQKVALGDAVESVNALNYIFDWLVSNYSNQPLKIKNKLLEIVFLVNHMAWEYGTDLESDEIGFLEEMLSINDLTELKLWCRNRVESVAAQINSYRDYKIGDLTRKAKEYIKANYSKPITLEDISREINVSPQYFSKLFKEETGENFIDYLTGIRIKIAKDLLEKSEMSIKEICYNIGYSDPNYFSRIFKKVVGVAPTEYKESFFRSELN; from the coding sequence ATGTATAAGCTGATAATCGCCGATGATGAAAAGATAGTCATTGATTCACTCAAATATATAATAGAAAAAAATTTCAACAATATAGAAATTATCGCTACCGCCAGATCCGGGCGCGAAGTCATAGAAAAAGTCGATGATGCTGTTCCTGATATCATATTCATGGACATCAGGATGCCCGGAATTAATGGTCTTGAAGCCATAAAAGAAATAAAAAGCCGTCATAAGCAGGTTGTCATTATTGTTTTAACAGCCTTTGATCACTTTGACTTCGCGAAAGAAGCCATCAATCTCGGTGTCATCGAATACCTTTTGAAACCGGTAAACCGGACAAAGGTTGTGGAAGTCATTAACAAGGCCATCGAAATTGTAAAGACTGAAAAGGAAAAGCGCAGAATAGAACTTGAATTGAAGGAAAAGATGGAATATATAGTTCCAATATTGGAAAACGGGTTTATTTACTCATTGATTCTCTTCGATGATAACAGGAATGAACTTCTAAACTACAAACAAATTTTTGAAATTGAGGAAAACGGCGGATATGTGATGACCGTTGAGTTTGGAGATGAGGAAAAGAATGGAGAGCTGGAGAACAAAATCGGCTACAGCGTGCGCAGCCAGCATTTTTATCCCTTTCTGAAGGATACCATCAATACCTTGCATAAGTGCATAGTAGGTCCTGTAATGCTGAACCGTGTTGTTGTATTTGTTCCCACCAATTGTGATACGGATGAATTTTCAGCACGCCAGGAAGCATTGTCCATTGCCGAAAGCCTTTTTCAAAAGCTTTCCAATAAGCTGAAATGCAGCTTTAAAATCGGCATCGGAAGAACCTATGATAATTTCGAACTGCTTCCGTCATCCTACGAAGAGTCGTTGAAAGCATTGCGCTATCTCCAGAGCAGCGGCGTTATGCACTATATGGATATCCCCTCAAGAAATCCACAGATGTCCCAATATCCGGAGCACAAGGAAAAAACGCTATTGCAGAAGGTGGCTCTTGGAGATGCTGTTGAGAGCGTGAATGCATTGAATTATATTTTCGATTGGCTGGTAAGCAATTATAGTAATCAGCCTTTAAAGATTAAAAACAAGCTTTTGGAGATTGTTTTTCTGGTCAACCACATGGCATGGGAATACGGTACTGATCTCGAATCAGACGAAATCGGCTTTCTTGAGGAAATGCTGTCTATAAATGATCTCACTGAGCTCAAGCTGTGGTGCAGAAATAGAGTGGAGAGCGTTGCCGCACAGATAAATTCCTATCGGGATTACAAAATTGGAGATCTGACCAGGAAAGCAAAAGAATATATAAAAGCGAATTATTCCAAGCCCATAACTCTGGAAGATATATCCAGGGAAATAAATGTCAGCCCCCAGTATTTCAGCAAACTATTTAAAGAAGAAACAGGAGAAAACTTCATAGACTATCTCACCGGTATCAGAATCAAAATTGCAAAAGATTTGCTGGAAAAAAGTGAAATGAGCATTAAGGAAATTTGCTATAATATAGGATACAGCGACCCGAATTATTTCAGCAGGATATTTAAAAAAGTGGTGGGAGTAGCACCCACAGAGTATAAGGAAAGCTTTTTTAGATCTGAATTAAACTGA
- a CDS encoding DUF58 domain-containing protein, whose amino-acid sequence MEILAFIIIVLAVIGMQSLIFGKLAFKNLIYKCEFSVKEAHEGDEIFLVETVENRKVLPVPWLKANIYTSRWLDFAGARSVVNQESRYATSSFVLKSYQKIIRRWKVKCLKRGIYNIDTSTLVSGDLLSFRTNSMPVKVGATLKVYPAVVDFEQYFIPINYLQGERIVRRWIIDDPFIVSGAREYTPRDPMNRIHWRATAKEGRLMVRNNDYTSRLSLTVMLNIQSIENEYYNTIDKELVEYGIKVAASIFDSSLMSGAPVRFATNGTTIDDDGKMVFTEEAAGREHVSMLMEILAKLELKRVKDFQDFLSWMEGKIRNCDVIIITCYLTDAICEHVRELERLDNRISILLLKEPEGAKVPEDMNIYVLSTDSEKDYAVQA is encoded by the coding sequence ATGGAAATCCTGGCATTTATCATAATCGTCCTTGCGGTAATAGGGATGCAAAGCTTGATCTTTGGGAAGCTTGCCTTTAAAAACCTTATATATAAATGTGAGTTCAGCGTTAAGGAAGCTCATGAAGGGGATGAGATATTTTTGGTAGAGACGGTGGAAAACAGGAAAGTGCTGCCTGTACCGTGGCTTAAGGCCAATATATACACATCCCGCTGGCTGGATTTTGCAGGTGCCCGTTCGGTTGTCAACCAGGAGAGCCGCTATGCCACCAGCAGCTTCGTATTAAAAAGCTATCAGAAGATAATCCGAAGATGGAAGGTAAAGTGCCTGAAAAGGGGTATATATAATATAGATACGTCCACTCTGGTAAGCGGTGATCTTCTGAGTTTCAGAACAAACTCAATGCCGGTCAAGGTGGGTGCGACTCTCAAGGTATACCCGGCTGTCGTGGATTTTGAGCAGTATTTTATTCCAATCAACTACCTCCAGGGGGAAAGGATAGTCAGACGCTGGATCATAGATGACCCTTTTATAGTTTCAGGAGCCAGGGAGTATACTCCGAGGGACCCTATGAACAGAATACACTGGAGGGCTACAGCAAAAGAAGGCAGGCTTATGGTCAGGAATAACGATTATACATCCCGGCTGAGCCTTACTGTTATGCTCAATATTCAATCCATAGAAAATGAATATTACAACACCATCGACAAGGAATTGGTAGAGTATGGAATAAAGGTGGCGGCATCGATTTTTGATTCGTCCCTTATGTCGGGGGCTCCGGTGAGATTTGCTACCAACGGCACCACAATCGACGATGACGGCAAGATGGTATTTACTGAAGAAGCTGCCGGCAGGGAGCATGTTTCAATGCTCATGGAGATACTGGCAAAGCTGGAGCTTAAGAGAGTGAAGGATTTTCAGGATTTCTTAAGCTGGATGGAGGGAAAGATACGGAACTGCGATGTCATAATAATAACCTGCTATCTCACCGATGCCATATGTGAGCATGTGAGGGAACTGGAAAGGCTTGACAACCGGATTTCCATCCTGCTTTTGAAAGAACCGGAAGGTGCAAAAGTGCCGGAAGACATGAACATCTATGTTTTGTCGACGGATTCGGAAAAAGATTATGCAGTGCAGGCATGA
- a CDS encoding sugar ABC transporter substrate-binding protein translates to MYCLRRLAIILLLMIFLPLVLSSCSKTKENGPDGNDQKEKKIVIGYSMDTLVHERWLRDRDIFMARANELGAEVILQVANSDSAEQEKQVQYLLDQNIDILVLVPHDADEATDMVKAAKNKGVKVISYDRLVKKANVDLYISFDNVKVGELMGQAAIENSPTGNYLILNGSKKDNNSFMFNKGYMSALNYRIESGIIQVIGETWVDDWMYENALSFVEEALRSGERIDAIIAANDTLAGASVQALAEKRLAGKVTVIGHDADLDGCQRVVEGTQYATVYKPIDVIARTAAEFAVKMARGGLIQANDTINDGKYDVPYYKIEPILVTSENMVDVIIKDQFHRLEDVYMNIPKSQWPKID, encoded by the coding sequence GTGTATTGTCTGAGGAGATTGGCAATCATCCTGTTGCTGATGATTTTTTTACCGCTTGTGTTGAGCTCATGCAGCAAAACAAAAGAAAACGGACCGGATGGTAATGATCAAAAAGAAAAAAAGATAGTAATAGGCTATTCAATGGATACTCTGGTTCATGAGAGATGGCTTCGGGACAGGGACATCTTTATGGCAAGAGCCAATGAGCTTGGTGCAGAAGTGATTTTGCAGGTAGCTAATAGTGATAGCGCCGAACAGGAGAAACAGGTGCAGTATCTTCTTGATCAGAACATTGATATACTGGTACTTGTGCCTCATGATGCCGATGAAGCCACAGATATGGTAAAAGCTGCCAAAAACAAAGGAGTAAAGGTCATCTCTTATGACAGGCTTGTAAAGAAAGCAAATGTCGATTTGTATATATCCTTTGATAATGTAAAGGTGGGAGAGCTTATGGGACAAGCGGCAATAGAGAATTCTCCTACAGGCAATTATCTGATATTGAATGGTTCAAAAAAGGATAACAACTCCTTTATGTTTAATAAAGGCTACATGTCAGCTCTGAATTATAGAATTGAAAGCGGCATCATTCAGGTGATAGGCGAAACATGGGTAGATGACTGGATGTATGAGAATGCTTTATCCTTTGTTGAAGAAGCTTTGCGCTCCGGAGAGCGAATTGATGCAATAATAGCTGCCAATGATACTTTGGCGGGGGCATCGGTGCAGGCATTGGCTGAGAAAAGGCTTGCAGGAAAGGTGACCGTGATAGGACATGATGCCGATCTGGACGGATGCCAGAGAGTGGTAGAAGGCACCCAGTATGCAACCGTCTATAAACCCATCGATGTAATTGCCAGGACAGCCGCAGAGTTTGCTGTGAAAATGGCAAGAGGAGGGTTGATACAGGCAAATGATACCATAAATGACGGCAAATATGATGTTCCCTATTACAAAATCGAACCGATTCTTGTCACCAGTGAAAACATGGTTGATGTCATCATCAAGGATCAATTTCACAGGCTTGAAGACGTATATATGAATATACCAAAATCCCAATGGCCTAAAATAGATTAG